A window of Thermodesulfovibrionales bacterium genomic DNA:
CGGGCAGCAATGCCCCTGAAGGTCCGTGGTAGACTACCACGTTGATAGGCTGGAAGTGTAAGCGCAGTAATGTGTTCAGCTGACCAGTACTAATAGACCGTGAGGCTTGACCCTTATCATCTTCCCTCCTGTTGTCAAGGAAAAGAAAAGGGCCTTTTTACAAAAAGGCCCTTTTGTGTGTCTTGGGGCGGAGATGACTGTGTACATCAGTATCATTTCTTCTCACAAAAAAGAAGTTCTTCTATCATCATTTCTATGATATGATGATAGCATTGACGAGGTGACACGGTCCAGAAATGAGAGAGAGAGACATATTTGAAGAAATCATCGACATGGGTAAGAGGCGGGGAATTCTTACCTATGACGAGATAAATGACGCACTCCCCTCCGAATTCTTTTCTCCTGATGAAATCGAAGACCTCATGGACCTTCTCCAGGATATGGGCGTTAAGGTGGTCGACTACGAAGAGGCTCTCCCTCCTGAAGAAGAGGTTGAGGAAGAGGAACTCGATGAATATGAAAAGACGGAGGATCTCGTACAGGCCTACTTCCATTCCATGGGCGATATATCGATTCTCACCAAGGACGAGGAAACGGAGCTCGCCAAAAAACTGGAAGAAGGGAGAGAGATCATAAAAAGGATTGTCACCAATCTCCCCCTCTACAAAAAGATCGAGGCGAGCTTGGACGGAGAGGCTGAAGAGATTCCCCCGGAAGAAGAACGTCCTGACGAGGCGCTCCTGAAGTCAGTGGCGCGCATAGAGGAGTTAAGGGCGCACATAGAGGCAGTTGAAAGGGCTATCATGAAGTATGGTTCCTTTAAGGAGTTGAAGAAGCTCATATCAGAGAAGAAAAAGAAAGGGATCCATGCAGACAAGCTCGAGGCTCTGGCGAAAGAGATTCAGCAGGAATACAAGAAAGTTGAGGCCGAGGTAGGAGTAAGGATCGATGAGCTCAAAGTTTCTTATGGAAGGATGTCGAAGGCCAAGGCCCTTCTTACCGAAGCAAAGAATGAGCTCATAACAAGAAACCTCCGCCTGGTGGTCAACATCGCGAAGAACTATGTCGGCAGAGGCCTGCCCCTCCTCGATCTCATCCAGGAGGGCAACATTGGCCTCATGAAGGCCGTCGACAAGTTTAAGTATGAAAAGGGCTTCAAGTTTTCTACATACGCAACATGGTGGATCAGGCAGGCTATTACCCGGGCGCTCATTGATCAGACAAAGACCATCAGGGTGCCTGTCCATATGATGGAGTTTTATAACAGAGTCACTAAGGCTTCCCGTGAGCTGACGCAGCAGCTCGGGCGGGAACCGAGCAATGAAGAGATTGCACAGAAGCTTGTTGTGCCGACACGGAAGGTCGAAGAAGTATTCAGGGCTATTCAAGATCCCATTGCACTCCAGACTCCTGTGGGAGATGAAGATACGGAGCTCGAGGATTTTATCGGGGACAAGAACAGCCCTTCCCCCTATTCTGACACAGAAAGGATAGAGATTTCTGAACACATCCAAAGGGTTTTGAGAACACTGACCGCAAAGGAAGAAAAGGTGATTCGGATGAGGTTCGGGATCGGCGCTGATAGGGACCACACCCTCGAGGAAGTCGGAAGGTACCTGTCTATCACAAGGGAGAGAGTGCGTCAGATAGAGGCAAAGGCATTGAGAAAGCTGAAACATCCGAGCAGGCTGAGAGCGCTCAAGATTTTAACCACGTAGTGGCAAAGGAAACCCGCTGATAAGCGGGTTTCCTTTGCTCATGCTGTCGACAATCTTTCCCTTTTTTCTAAGGCTTCCCTATCCTATCTCCTGCCTTGACTTCTCTTTCGGATTTTACGACAATTGCTGTCGCCGTCCTTTCTTTCATGCCGATAACCTGAATAGTCCCGTTGGGGACATCAAAGGTGTTCCTCGAAATCATCGGTATCATGTCACCGATTTCCAAACCATCTCTTCGTCCCTTATCAATGAAGACGATATCCTTCTGGCTGTTGATATCATGTCTCTCCCTTGTGGCAACAATGAAGCCGTTGACGGAGAGGGTCCTCGGATTATCTATAAGAAAAGGCTGTTCCATCTCATAGTAGTTGTCAAGGACATCTCCCACAACTACTTCTGCGAAAGAGGCTGTTACCTTTGCCTTTGTCCGCCCACTCTCTGTTCCGACAATTTCCAGGACCCCGACGATTTCGATGACATCGCCCATATTGGCGCCCGTTTCAGGATGCCTGACCTTCCCTGTTGAGCGTATAACATAGAACCTGTCACCAGCCTTTACCGGTTCAGCGGTCCTGATGTACGTATCATCTCCTCTGCCAAACTGGCTTCTCTCTGTCGGCGCACCGGTAATCTCACCCATGACTGTTATGGAGTCGGCGATATAACCGCTTGAGATAAGAGTATCTTGGTCGACCAGATAGCTTTTCATAATGGGGGTGACTTTCTTCGTTGCTGGCTCTCGTGCCGTCTTCGTCACGGGCTTCACCTGGGGCCTTGCCTCGACTCGCTCAATTGCCTTTTCAACAGGTTTGGGAGCGACCTCTTTCTGAAGGAGAGAAAGGGGAATCCTGATCTTTTGACCGGGATAAATGAGGTCAGGATTTTTCACCTCGGGGTTTTCCTTCCATACCTTGGGCCAGAGAAAAGGGTCGGTGATCTCCTTTGAAGAAATCGTCCAGAGGGTTTCACCTCTGATAACGGTGTGCTCCTTAAATTCCTGGTCCTGACAATAGGCACCGGGAGCAAAAAACAAACAGATCAGTGAAAGCACGGTTATGGCAAGAATACAACCTCCCTGAGTTCTTCTCATGTTTCCTCCTTCTTTCCAATCAAACCATACCGAAGATTGAAAACCCTTGTCAAGCACTTTTTACCGAATGACGTCAATCTTCATATAGGGTCTCAGCACCTCCGGTATGACGATGCTTCCGTCCCTCTGCTGATAGTTCTCGATGATCGCCACAACCGTCCGACCGATAGCAAGGCCGGAGCCGTTCAGGGTGTGGACGAATTCGGTGCCTTTCTTTCCTTCCCGCTTAAATCGTATATTGGCCCTCCTCGCCTGAAAATCTCCAAAATTAGAGCAGGAGGAGATCTCCCGGTACTTCGCCTGCCCAGGGAGCCAGACTTCGAGATCATAGGTCTTTGCTGCAGAAAAGCCGAGGTCACCGCTGCAGAGTGCGACGACCCTGTAAGGGAGTTTCAGTTTCTGAAGAATATCCTCTGCGTCCCTGGTGAGGGTTTCAAGTTCTCCATAGGAATCTTCAGGTTTAGCAAACTTAACGAGTTCCACCTTGTTGAACTGGTGCTGCCGTATAAGGCCCCTCGTGTCCTTGCCATAGGACCCAGCCTCGCGCCTGAAGCATGGAGTGTACGCTGTGTAATACAGAGGGAGGTCCTTCTCCTGGAGTATCTCATCACGATGAATATTCGTGACAGGCACTTCCGCCGTAGGGACAAGATAGAATTCAGCATCAGCGACCCTGAAAAGCTCGAATTCAAACTTCGGAAGCTGGCCGGTTCCGATCATGCTTTCACGATTTACCAGTACCGGCGGGAAGACCTCGGTATACCCTTTCGATGTATTGAGATCGAGCATGAAGTTCATCAAAGCCCTTTCGAGTCTGGCCCCGGCACCTTTCATGAGTGCAAATCTGGCTCCCGCAATCTTCGATGCCCTGTCAAAATCAATGATATGAAGCATCTCGGCAATGTCCCAGTGGTTGAGGGCAGGGAAATCAAATTCCCTCGGGTCTCCCCATGTCCGCACAACAACGTTTTCCGTCTCGTCCTTTCCCACAGGCACCGATTCATGGGGAATATTCGGGACGTTGAGAAGAAACTCCCTGATCTTCTCATCGAGATCACGGAGTCTATCATCAAGTTCCTTTATCCTGTCTGAGACTGATTTCATCTCATCGAGGAGGACTGTTGCGTCTTTTTTCTCTCTCTTCAGCCTTCCGATCTCTTCCGATACGGAGTTTCTCCTATTTCTGAGGTCTTCTGACTCTTTGAGCAGGGTTCTCCTTTCATCCTCCATGGAAAGGAATTCTGAGAGGGAGAGTGCATAATTTCTCTTCTTAAGGGCCTCGGTTACGATCCCGACATTCTCTCTCACAAACCGTACGTCAAGCATCAGGTGCTCCCTTCAGAATTCGTTGAATTTGCTATAATAACTCATCTAAACTCATGGAAGTCAAGGATGGATAGCTCATCAATCGACCGTATCGGAGGGATCCTCACCCTTGTAAAACCCACCGGCAGAACGCTTTCTTTCGTCATCGGAGACACATTGAAAGCCGATGTACTGAACATGGTAAAGGATGGAACCGTATCGCTCAGGATCGGAAGAGAGATCATCAGCGCGAAATCGGAAATTCCGTTAACAAAAGGGGATATGGTACTCCTGAAAGTTCTTGGATTTGAAGGCGATCTGAAACTCCAGTTTCTCGGCGTCGAGTCAAAGAGTATTTCTCAGAACATCGAGCCTCAGAAGAGCCTTCCGCAGGATGGCCAGTCGGCGATCCCGGCAAGGATATTCACGATGCTCTCAGGTCTTTCGGATGCAGAACTGAGCGGCAGGGATGTGAGACTCCTGACAGAGATATTCAGATCTCTCCCGGAAAAAGTCCGTTCGGACTTCCCGGAATTGAAACTTCTCGAAGATACCCTGCCCGAGATAGAAGGTCTGAATAATCAGCTCCTAAAAACATCTGTAGAAAATTCCGGGATTCTCTTTGAGACAAAACTGAAACTCGCTGCCCTGAGTGCTTCGGACGGAGAGACCATCTCTCCGGAACAGACAGAGATGAGCGAAGAAGTACGGACAGAAGAACCGGGGACCCTGGCCGATTCCCCGCTTGAAGGCAAAGATGGCTCTTCCCGTGACAAAGGAATAACCGAGGACCTGAAGGGACTGCTTCTAAGGACACGAGAGATCATAAGGGACCCTGAAGTCATCGGCTCACTCA
This region includes:
- a CDS encoding LysM peptidoglycan-binding domain-containing protein, with the protein product MRRTQGGCILAITVLSLICLFFAPGAYCQDQEFKEHTVIRGETLWTISSKEITDPFLWPKVWKENPEVKNPDLIYPGQKIRIPLSLLQKEVAPKPVEKAIERVEARPQVKPVTKTAREPATKKVTPIMKSYLVDQDTLISSGYIADSITVMGEITGAPTERSQFGRGDDTYIRTAEPVKAGDRFYVIRSTGKVRHPETGANMGDVIEIVGVLEIVGTESGRTKAKVTASFAEVVVGDVLDNYYEMEQPFLIDNPRTLSVNGFIVATRERHDINSQKDIVFIDKGRRDGLEIGDMIPMISRNTFDVPNGTIQVIGMKERTATAIVVKSEREVKAGDRIGKP
- a CDS encoding sigma-70 family RNA polymerase sigma factor; translation: MRERDIFEEIIDMGKRRGILTYDEINDALPSEFFSPDEIEDLMDLLQDMGVKVVDYEEALPPEEEVEEEELDEYEKTEDLVQAYFHSMGDISILTKDEETELAKKLEEGREIIKRIVTNLPLYKKIEASLDGEAEEIPPEEERPDEALLKSVARIEELRAHIEAVERAIMKYGSFKELKKLISEKKKKGIHADKLEALAKEIQQEYKKVEAEVGVRIDELKVSYGRMSKAKALLTEAKNELITRNLRLVVNIAKNYVGRGLPLLDLIQEGNIGLMKAVDKFKYEKGFKFSTYATWWIRQAITRALIDQTKTIRVPVHMMEFYNRVTKASRELTQQLGREPSNEEIAQKLVVPTRKVEEVFRAIQDPIALQTPVGDEDTELEDFIGDKNSPSPYSDTERIEISEHIQRVLRTLTAKEEKVIRMRFGIGADRDHTLEEVGRYLSITRERVRQIEAKALRKLKHPSRLRALKILTT
- the serS gene encoding serine--tRNA ligase — its product is MLDVRFVRENVGIVTEALKKRNYALSLSEFLSMEDERRTLLKESEDLRNRRNSVSEEIGRLKREKKDATVLLDEMKSVSDRIKELDDRLRDLDEKIREFLLNVPNIPHESVPVGKDETENVVVRTWGDPREFDFPALNHWDIAEMLHIIDFDRASKIAGARFALMKGAGARLERALMNFMLDLNTSKGYTEVFPPVLVNRESMIGTGQLPKFEFELFRVADAEFYLVPTAEVPVTNIHRDEILQEKDLPLYYTAYTPCFRREAGSYGKDTRGLIRQHQFNKVELVKFAKPEDSYGELETLTRDAEDILQKLKLPYRVVALCSGDLGFSAAKTYDLEVWLPGQAKYREISSCSNFGDFQARRANIRFKREGKKGTEFVHTLNGSGLAIGRTVVAIIENYQQRDGSIVIPEVLRPYMKIDVIR
- a CDS encoding flagellar hook-length control protein FliK is translated as MDSSSIDRIGGILTLVKPTGRTLSFVIGDTLKADVLNMVKDGTVSLRIGREIISAKSEIPLTKGDMVLLKVLGFEGDLKLQFLGVESKSISQNIEPQKSLPQDGQSAIPARIFTMLSGLSDAELSGRDVRLLTEIFRSLPEKVRSDFPELKLLEDTLPEIEGLNNQLLKTSVENSGILFETKLKLAALSASDGETISPEQTEMSEEVRTEEPGTLADSPLEGKDGSSRDKGITEDLKGLLLRTREIIRDPEVIGSLKMLGIKPEQAAQVIDRIAKNIEVFQLTSKMNDMLYTFLPLSWHELRDGEVIFKKSKNTDNKSNTYYCTVNLDLERAGKISISVTLYNNSFYVSFKVDNEKTCSLLQSHTVLLEKRFADAGMSLKAVNLTTEEIVLGTVKKEEGIRITI